A window of the Acidimicrobiales bacterium genome harbors these coding sequences:
- a CDS encoding EAL domain-containing protein translates to MVGLVMRLVEWALPARPFERDDQREPEIRRRLLARTGHLIEVVSVMTPPFICGFAIVLWNQSPFRGLVTWALLVLGTAISCLLAVRQMNRSSLPTVPPVALVVAMAVSGSTWGSIPLVAMPDDPAYRALTGMLVFAPLAANAVFSASVPRLFWAFHLGVVITASIGYLRSGSATDLDTVLVLVYTIPFGAVISAIKMRHDEQGMYFALEHEATAAELSVSNEQLAVEASRDSLTGLSNRTDFTMRLEHAMATAEASTSQVGLLFIDLDHFKVVNDSLGHAAGDELLVEVANRILARLRPSDVLARLGGDEFTVLIPEVDGVDDVARIAERVLTAFDEPFDLQGRRHRMSASIGVACTGEQGLTSADLLRLADAALYQAKGEGRARTSVFDSSLRARLDDRLDDEAELRDAVANGEFTGWFQPIVDLTSGRVDAAEGLVRWVGPNGIRDAGSFIELAAELGLDIDLSAIVLDELHRLQVELRSIGAEIDLGFNLPPAHLLELLARFDGDADLSGITVEITETGVIADVERVVEHLLDIRRRGASVWLDDFGQGQSSMSLLTHLPLDAVKIDREFVTNVVTDITSQAIVSAIADIGHTLGYRVIAEGIETLAQADALRGLGVTHGQGFLFAAGLPGADFLALADQDFDFSETLGLVQRPGWRWLTRAQQPPFP, encoded by the coding sequence ATGGTCGGTCTTGTCATGCGCCTCGTCGAATGGGCCCTGCCGGCGCGCCCATTCGAGCGTGACGACCAGCGTGAGCCGGAGATCCGTCGTCGCCTGCTCGCTCGAACCGGACATCTGATCGAGGTGGTGTCGGTGATGACGCCCCCGTTCATCTGCGGCTTCGCCATCGTGTTGTGGAACCAGTCGCCGTTCCGAGGCCTCGTGACCTGGGCCCTCCTGGTGCTGGGCACCGCCATCAGTTGCCTGCTCGCCGTCCGACAGATGAATCGGTCGTCCTTGCCCACCGTCCCGCCGGTGGCGCTCGTCGTCGCCATGGCCGTCTCCGGATCGACCTGGGGATCCATTCCGCTGGTCGCCATGCCGGACGATCCGGCCTACCGAGCACTCACCGGCATGCTCGTGTTCGCCCCGCTCGCAGCGAACGCCGTGTTCTCGGCGTCGGTGCCGAGACTCTTCTGGGCGTTCCATCTCGGTGTCGTGATCACCGCAAGCATCGGCTACCTCCGCTCGGGATCCGCGACCGATCTCGACACCGTGCTCGTGCTCGTCTACACGATCCCCTTTGGCGCCGTGATCTCCGCGATCAAGATGCGCCACGACGAACAGGGCATGTACTTCGCACTGGAGCACGAGGCCACCGCCGCCGAGTTGTCGGTCAGCAACGAACAGCTCGCCGTCGAAGCAAGCCGTGACTCGCTGACCGGGCTGTCGAACCGTACCGACTTCACCATGCGTCTCGAGCACGCCATGGCAACGGCCGAGGCGTCGACCTCGCAGGTCGGCCTCCTGTTCATTGACCTCGACCACTTCAAGGTCGTGAACGACTCACTCGGCCACGCGGCAGGCGACGAGCTCCTGGTCGAGGTGGCCAATCGCATCCTGGCTCGCCTCCGTCCGAGCGACGTGCTCGCTCGCCTCGGCGGCGACGAGTTCACCGTGTTGATCCCCGAGGTCGATGGTGTCGATGACGTGGCTCGCATCGCCGAACGTGTGTTGACGGCCTTCGACGAGCCATTCGACCTTCAGGGACGGCGCCACCGGATGAGCGCAAGCATCGGCGTCGCCTGTACCGGCGAGCAGGGTCTCACATCTGCCGACCTGCTCCGTCTGGCCGACGCTGCGCTCTACCAGGCCAAGGGAGAGGGCCGCGCCCGCACCTCGGTTTTCGACTCGTCGCTGCGAGCCCGCCTCGACGACCGTCTCGATGACGAAGCCGAACTGCGAGATGCGGTGGCGAACGGCGAGTTCACCGGCTGGTTCCAACCGATCGTCGACCTCACCTCCGGGCGGGTGGACGCTGCCGAGGGTCTGGTTCGTTGGGTCGGCCCCAACGGGATTCGGGACGCCGGCAGTTTCATCGAACTGGCGGCCGAGCTCGGACTCGACATCGACCTATCGGCGATCGTGTTGGACGAGCTGCACCGTCTCCAGGTCGAGCTTCGGTCCATCGGTGCCGAGATCGACCTGGGCTTCAACCTGCCACCGGCGCATCTCCTCGAGCTCCTCGCTCGATTCGACGGCGACGCGGATCTGAGCGGCATCACCGTCGAGATCACCGAGACCGGCGTCATCGCCGATGTCGAGCGTGTCGTGGAGCACCTTCTCGACATCCGGCGACGGGGGGCTTCCGTGTGGCTCGACGACTTCGGACAGGGCCAGTCATCGATGTCGTTGCTCACCCACCTACCGCTCGATGCGGTGAAGATCGACCGCGAGTTCGTCACGAACGTTGTCACCGACATCACGTCGCAGGCGATCGTTTCGGCCATCGCCGACATCGGCCATACGCTTGGATATCGCGTGATTGCCGAAGGCATCGAGACCTTGGCCCAAGCCGACGCGTTACGCGGGCTCGGCGTCACCCATGGTCAAGGCTTCTTGTTCGCTGCCGGCCTTCCCGGAGCCGACTTCCTCGCATTGGCCGATCAGGACTTCGACTTCTCGGAGACGCTGGGACTGGTGCAGCGACCTGGATGGCGCTGGCTCACACGAGCGCAGCAACCGCCGTTCCCATGA
- a CDS encoding enoyl-CoA hydratase-related protein — MPVRTERRDRITILTLDRQAKRNAIDPEMTASLDAALNAFEDDPEQWVAVITGGTEMFSAGSDLGAGSGEPTPRGGEYGIIRRSRTKPLVAAAEGLALGGGLEILFCCDIIVAASNIRLGLPEVKRGVLPTSGGLFRALRSLPLHIAKEVVLTGAELDPQLALQFGLVNRLVTPGTALDEAIAVAETIAANSPTSVQQSLQAMTAILGAGDDDGWRATEAAKQVVWASDDRAEGIAAFFEKRPPRWTGR, encoded by the coding sequence ATGCCCGTACGAACCGAGCGACGCGACCGGATCACCATCCTCACCCTCGACCGCCAGGCGAAGCGGAACGCCATCGATCCCGAGATGACGGCGAGCCTCGATGCCGCCCTCAACGCTTTCGAGGACGACCCGGAGCAATGGGTGGCCGTCATCACCGGCGGCACCGAGATGTTCTCGGCCGGCAGTGACCTGGGAGCAGGCTCCGGCGAGCCCACGCCTCGGGGCGGTGAATACGGGATCATCCGCCGATCGCGCACCAAGCCACTCGTGGCCGCCGCCGAGGGTCTGGCCCTCGGCGGCGGGCTCGAGATCCTGTTCTGTTGCGACATCATCGTCGCCGCGTCGAACATCCGTCTTGGGCTCCCCGAGGTCAAGCGCGGTGTGCTCCCCACCAGCGGCGGACTGTTTCGGGCGCTGCGCTCGCTGCCGCTGCACATCGCCAAGGAAGTCGTGTTGACCGGGGCCGAACTCGACCCCCAGCTTGCGCTCCAGTTCGGGCTCGTCAACCGCCTCGTCACCCCGGGCACCGCCCTCGACGAGGCCATTGCCGTCGCCGAGACGATCGCCGCCAACTCGCCGACCTCGGTGCAGCAGAGCCTGCAGGCGATGACCGCCATCCTCGGCGCCGGCGACGACGACGGTTGGCGAGCGACCGAGGCGGCCAAGCAGGTTGTCTGGGCCTCCGACGATCGTGCCGAGGGCATCGCGGCCTTCTTCGAGAAGCGGCCGCCTCGATGGACGGGCCGCTGA
- a CDS encoding 3-hydroxyacyl-CoA dehydrogenase NAD-binding domain-containing protein yields the protein MSQLTESVRLEREGDVALVVVDNPPVNALSHHVRQGILDGVTQATDSDAKAIVIICDGRTFIAGADITEFGSAPKGPSLQAVQDAMENSPKPVVAAIHGTALGGGLEVALCAHFRVADAGAKFGLPEVKLGLLPGAGGTQRLPRVTGVEKALDMMTSGDQIGTDEALDCGLIDEIADDLRAGAVAFANKVANEGATLTRIRDRDDKLAAAKADPSVFANIRSKIARKTRGFLAPEYNIQCIEAAVNLPFDEGLAVERRLFGELMSDTQSAAQRYYFFAERAANKVPDIPKDTPLVDVKKVGVLGAGTMGGGIAMNFANVGIPVTIVERDAESLERGLAVVRKNYERSSTSTPESVNARMALITGSTDKADFADCDMVIEAVFEDLELKKSIFAELDQICRPGAIMASNTSALDINQIAAATSRPEAVIGLHFFSPANVMKLLEVVRGDASSDTTVATSMAIAKKINKIAVLVGVCHGFVGNRMLFQRGIEANKIILEGATPAQVDRVLYDFGFPMGPFAMSDLAGLDIGWKAENSKSSNVRELMCESGRRGQKNGRGYYTYDPETRASTPDPEVEQMIRDFAAGQGIEQREVTDQEVLERCLYPMVNEGAKILEEKIAIRGSDIDVVWVNGYGWPVYRGGPMFWADTVGLAEVADKIADYSERLGGDHWALSPLLRKLADEGGSLQSTSNG from the coding sequence ATGAGCCAGCTGACTGAATCCGTACGCCTCGAACGTGAGGGCGACGTGGCCCTCGTCGTCGTCGACAACCCACCCGTGAACGCGCTGAGCCACCACGTGCGCCAGGGCATCCTCGACGGTGTCACCCAGGCCACCGACAGCGACGCCAAGGCGATCGTGATCATCTGCGACGGCCGCACGTTCATCGCCGGCGCCGACATCACCGAGTTCGGCAGCGCCCCCAAGGGCCCGTCGCTCCAGGCGGTGCAAGACGCCATGGAGAACAGCCCCAAGCCGGTCGTCGCCGCCATCCACGGCACGGCGCTGGGCGGTGGTCTCGAAGTGGCGTTGTGTGCGCACTTCCGTGTCGCCGACGCCGGCGCCAAGTTCGGCCTCCCCGAGGTCAAGCTCGGCCTTCTCCCCGGAGCCGGTGGCACGCAGCGGCTCCCCCGTGTGACCGGCGTCGAGAAGGCGCTCGACATGATGACCAGCGGCGACCAGATCGGCACCGACGAAGCCCTCGACTGTGGCCTCATCGACGAGATCGCCGACGACCTCCGGGCCGGCGCCGTCGCCTTCGCCAACAAGGTGGCGAACGAGGGCGCAACGCTCACCCGGATCCGCGACCGCGACGACAAGCTGGCCGCCGCCAAGGCCGACCCGTCGGTCTTCGCCAACATTCGCTCGAAGATCGCCCGCAAGACCCGCGGTTTCCTCGCTCCGGAATACAACATCCAGTGCATCGAAGCGGCAGTGAACCTGCCGTTCGACGAGGGACTCGCCGTCGAGCGCCGATTGTTCGGCGAGCTGATGAGCGACACCCAGTCGGCCGCACAGCGCTACTACTTCTTCGCCGAGCGAGCGGCCAACAAGGTCCCCGACATCCCCAAGGACACCCCGCTGGTCGACGTCAAGAAGGTCGGCGTGCTCGGGGCAGGCACCATGGGTGGCGGCATCGCCATGAACTTCGCCAACGTCGGCATCCCGGTCACGATCGTCGAGCGCGACGCCGAGAGCCTCGAGCGCGGCCTCGCCGTCGTCCGCAAGAACTACGAGCGTTCCTCGACCAGCACGCCCGAGTCCGTCAACGCTCGTATGGCCCTCATCACCGGCTCGACCGACAAGGCCGACTTCGCCGACTGCGACATGGTCATCGAGGCGGTGTTCGAAGACCTCGAGCTGAAGAAGAGCATCTTCGCCGAACTCGACCAGATCTGCCGGCCGGGCGCCATCATGGCCTCGAACACCTCGGCGCTCGACATCAACCAGATCGCTGCAGCCACCAGCCGGCCCGAAGCCGTCATCGGCCTCCACTTCTTCTCACCCGCCAACGTGATGAAGTTGCTCGAGGTCGTTCGCGGCGATGCGAGTTCCGACACCACCGTCGCCACCTCGATGGCAATCGCCAAGAAGATCAACAAGATCGCCGTTCTCGTCGGTGTCTGCCACGGCTTCGTTGGCAACCGCATGCTGTTCCAGCGAGGCATCGAGGCCAACAAGATCATCCTCGAGGGTGCCACGCCCGCCCAGGTCGACCGGGTGCTCTACGACTTCGGCTTCCCGATGGGCCCGTTCGCGATGAGCGACCTTGCCGGCCTCGACATCGGCTGGAAGGCCGAGAACTCGAAGAGCTCCAACGTCCGTGAGCTGATGTGCGAGAGCGGGCGGCGGGGCCAGAAGAACGGCCGGGGCTACTACACCTACGACCCCGAGACCCGAGCGTCCACACCCGATCCCGAGGTCGAGCAGATGATCCGCGACTTCGCCGCCGGCCAGGGCATCGAGCAGCGCGAGGTCACCGACCAAGAGGTGCTCGAGCGCTGTCTCTATCCGATGGTGAACGAGGGGGCGAAGATCCTCGAAGAGAAGATCGCCATCCGAGGCAGTGACATCGACGTGGTCTGGGTCAACGGCTACGGCTGGCCGGTCTACCGCGGCGGCCCCATGTTCTGGGCCGACACCGTCGGACTCGCCGAGGTCGCCGACAAGATCGCCGACTACTCCGAGCGCCTCGGCGGCGATCACTGGGCGCTGTCGCCGCTGCTGCGCAAGCTGGCCGACGAGGGTGGTTCCCTCCAGTCGACCAGCAACGGCTGA
- a CDS encoding amidase family protein, which translates to MTQGSSQPAGFGGETVAGIAQRVRTRAQSAREVTEAALARIDALNPTLNAFVAWDADGALAQADAIDQRIAKGEDVGPLAGVPMGVKDLEAVEGFVTSFGSALHVNDAPATADSVHVARYRAAGAVIIGKTNTPEYGHKGATDNVPFGATRNPWSTDHSPGGSSGGSAAALASGMVPLATGSDGGGSIRIPAALCGFSGLKPTTGRIPIPGSAMPGSGLLSANGPMALRASDSAYALDVVVGPDPRDPLSLPHPGQSWAAAVATAEAPERVVWSPTFGFADVDDEVMEACTAAVRALESAGTEIIEVESIFDADPVTSWLVLWVVSRFKAQGHLIDTTEFEQLSESIKPHIMLGSRVTGVEHARAHDDVYRLNALLEDAFDKAPLILSPTTAGRVPKLGHDGTINGVEQQGWVQFTYGINMTRNPAGSVCAGLDRDGLPIGLQVIGRQRADAEVLGAMAVLEDVIGCHADPAS; encoded by the coding sequence ATGACACAGGGATCGAGTCAGCCTGCAGGATTCGGCGGTGAGACCGTCGCCGGGATCGCCCAACGAGTCCGCACCAGAGCACAGTCGGCCCGTGAGGTCACCGAGGCGGCCCTCGCCCGTATCGACGCGCTGAACCCCACACTCAACGCCTTCGTCGCTTGGGATGCCGACGGCGCCCTCGCGCAAGCCGATGCGATCGACCAGCGCATCGCCAAGGGCGAGGACGTCGGCCCGCTCGCCGGTGTGCCCATGGGCGTCAAGGATCTCGAGGCAGTCGAGGGATTCGTCACGAGCTTCGGATCGGCGCTCCACGTCAACGATGCGCCGGCGACCGCCGACTCGGTCCACGTCGCCCGCTACCGGGCGGCGGGCGCCGTCATCATCGGCAAGACCAACACGCCCGAATACGGGCACAAGGGCGCCACCGACAACGTCCCCTTCGGCGCCACACGCAATCCCTGGTCGACCGATCACTCCCCCGGCGGCTCGTCCGGTGGGTCGGCCGCCGCACTGGCCTCGGGCATGGTGCCGCTGGCCACCGGGTCCGACGGCGGCGGCTCGATCCGGATTCCGGCCGCACTCTGCGGGTTCTCCGGACTCAAGCCGACCACCGGGCGGATCCCGATCCCCGGCAGTGCGATGCCCGGCTCGGGGTTGCTGAGCGCGAACGGCCCGATGGCGTTGCGAGCCTCCGACTCGGCCTACGCCCTCGACGTCGTGGTCGGCCCCGATCCTCGTGACCCACTGTCGCTCCCCCACCCCGGTCAGTCGTGGGCTGCTGCGGTCGCCACCGCCGAAGCACCGGAACGAGTGGTGTGGTCGCCCACGTTCGGCTTCGCCGACGTCGACGACGAGGTCATGGAGGCATGCACCGCAGCGGTGCGAGCGTTGGAATCGGCCGGCACCGAGATCATCGAGGTCGAGTCGATCTTCGACGCCGACCCGGTCACCAGCTGGCTCGTGCTGTGGGTGGTGTCGCGGTTCAAGGCTCAGGGCCACCTCATCGACACGACGGAGTTCGAACAGCTGAGCGAGTCCATCAAACCGCACATCATGCTCGGCTCCCGGGTCACGGGCGTCGAGCACGCCCGGGCGCACGACGACGTCTACCGGCTCAACGCGCTGCTCGAGGACGCCTTCGACAAGGCACCACTCATCTTGAGCCCCACCACCGCGGGACGGGTCCCGAAGTTGGGCCACGACGGCACCATCAACGGCGTCGAGCAGCAGGGTTGGGTGCAGTTCACCTACGGCATCAACATGACTCGCAACCCTGCTGGCTCGGTGTGCGCCGGTCTCGACCGCGACGGACTTCCCATTGGGCTGCAGGTCATCGGTCGCCAACGCGCCGACGCCGAGGTCCTCGGTGCCATGGCCGTGTTGGAGGACGTCATCGGCTGCCACGCCGATCCTGCCAGTTGA
- a CDS encoding MBL fold metallo-hydrolase: protein MSAHHGHDDGPLDPPHLVEVAENVYAYIQPDGTWWINNTGFIVADDGVTAIDTCSTERRTKAFLETVAGVTDAPIRVVINTHHHGDHTHGNYLTHPATIIGHVRCRDLVIASGKPNFGNIWDGPEWGEIEIAPPFVTFDDHLTVWTGDVCAQLHYIGTPAHTTNDIVAYLPDQKVLYTGDLIFNGGTPFMLMGSVAGSLAAVERIRQFDADVIVPGHGPICDLAALDQHVRYYEFVLATAADAKASGVSPLEAGRSVDLGEFADLLDAERIVGNLHRAMHELDGNEPGSAIDLVAAIGDMVAYNGGQPLRCLA from the coding sequence ATGAGCGCTCATCACGGACACGACGACGGACCACTCGACCCACCACATCTCGTCGAGGTGGCCGAGAACGTCTACGCCTACATCCAGCCCGACGGCACGTGGTGGATCAACAACACCGGGTTCATCGTCGCCGACGACGGCGTCACGGCGATCGACACCTGCTCGACCGAGCGACGTACGAAGGCGTTCCTCGAAACGGTCGCCGGGGTCACCGACGCGCCGATCCGTGTCGTGATCAACACCCATCACCACGGCGACCACACCCACGGCAATTACCTGACCCATCCGGCAACGATCATTGGCCATGTCCGGTGTCGCGATCTGGTCATCGCCTCCGGCAAGCCCAACTTCGGCAACATCTGGGACGGGCCCGAGTGGGGCGAGATCGAGATCGCTCCCCCGTTCGTCACCTTCGACGACCATCTCACGGTGTGGACCGGCGACGTCTGCGCCCAACTCCACTACATCGGCACGCCCGCCCACACCACCAACGACATCGTCGCCTACCTGCCCGACCAGAAGGTGCTCTACACCGGCGACCTGATCTTCAACGGGGGCACGCCATTCATGCTCATGGGGTCGGTGGCCGGCTCACTGGCCGCCGTCGAGCGGATCCGCCAGTTCGATGCCGACGTGATCGTCCCCGGCCACGGGCCGATCTGCGATCTCGCCGCGCTCGACCAGCACGTCCGCTACTACGAGTTCGTGCTCGCAACGGCCGCCGATGCGAAAGCCAGCGGCGTGTCGCCGCTCGAAGCCGGCCGCAGCGTCGACCTCGGCGAGTTCGCCGACCTGCTCGACGCCGAGCGCATCGTCGGCAACCTCCACCGGGCGATGCACGAACTCGACGGCAACGAACCGGGCTCCGCCATCGACCTCGTGGCCGCCATCGGCGACATGGTCGCCTACAACGGCGGCCAGCCACTCCGCTGTCTGGCCTGA
- a CDS encoding alpha/beta fold hydrolase: MPQVEANGITIEYESTGEGEPLLLIMGLAGQLTDWSDDFVGEFVQRGFRVIRHDNRDAGLSTEFDWPTPTRAAIARAMLRRKPVAAGYTVDDMATDAAGLLDALDIDAAHVVGMSMGGMIAQSLAINHAHKVRSLTSVMSNTGDRKNGGVNKRVLMKLARAKPPTKETAAEDGTEMYSLWAGSSWDRAEHLATARRAVERSYRPAGVERQTAAIAASADRTPGLRNVTAPTLVVHGLEDKLVMPSGGVATANAVPGSRLLMFPDMGHDIPRTRHTEIADAILANTERGSVPVGV, from the coding sequence ATGCCACAGGTCGAAGCCAACGGGATCACCATCGAGTACGAATCGACCGGCGAGGGCGAACCGCTCCTCCTCATCATGGGGCTCGCCGGCCAGCTCACCGACTGGTCCGACGACTTCGTCGGCGAGTTCGTCCAACGGGGTTTCCGGGTCATCCGCCACGACAACCGCGACGCCGGCCTCAGCACCGAGTTCGACTGGCCCACCCCCACCCGAGCGGCAATCGCCCGAGCCATGCTGCGACGCAAGCCCGTCGCAGCCGGCTACACCGTCGACGACATGGCCACCGACGCCGCCGGGTTGCTCGATGCGCTCGACATCGACGCCGCCCACGTCGTCGGCATGTCGATGGGCGGGATGATCGCCCAGTCGCTCGCCATCAACCACGCCCACAAGGTCCGCTCGCTCACCTCGGTCATGTCCAACACCGGCGACCGCAAGAACGGCGGGGTCAACAAGAGAGTGTTGATGAAGCTGGCCCGGGCCAAACCCCCAACCAAGGAGACGGCTGCCGAGGATGGCACCGAGATGTACTCCCTCTGGGCCGGATCGTCGTGGGACCGAGCCGAGCATCTCGCGACGGCTCGCCGAGCGGTGGAGCGTAGCTACCGACCGGCCGGCGTCGAGCGCCAAACGGCAGCCATCGCCGCCAGCGCCGACCGCACCCCTGGTCTGCGCAACGTCACAGCGCCGACCCTCGTCGTGCACGGACTCGAGGACAAGCTCGTGATGCCGTCCGGCGGTGTCGCAACCGCCAACGCCGTGCCCGGCTCACGGTTGCTCATGTTCCCCGACATGGGTCACGACATCCCACGGACTCGCCACACCGAGATCGCCGATGCCATCCTGGCCAACACCGAGCGAGGATCCGTACCCGTCGGCGTCTGA
- a CDS encoding MFS transporter: protein MTPPADDATETVTSDDAFAALEAPTPGTAPSPGRLGINYYKLLTASGISNLGDGIGLIAYPWLASAITRNPILIALVAVVQRLPWLVFSLPAGVITDRNDRRKLMVWSNAARAVLTTAVALMVLLRQGDLPGPDSVADSQLIVSTDLVLYLVLLLATLSLGVAEVLYDNSGQTFMPSVVASDKLEKANGRMWSVEMIANTFAGPPLGALLIAVAFSLSFFVDAATFALSAAIIASISVSVKPRPPKEQATSWTSELAEGVRWLWSHELLRPMAIILGLMNGLGTLTGALLVLFAQEVLDTSATEFALLNTGGAIGGVIGGWVAGSVAKRIGTGPSLWLTLLGGAVTNVVIGLTSWWGITWFMFAVFMMLAVLWNVITVSLRQTIIPDELLGRVNSVYRFFAWGMMPIGALLGGLIVSITDRYGSRELALRLPWFIAAGGSVLLFVFGAPRLSTAKIEAARSAATADT, encoded by the coding sequence ATGACGCCACCCGCCGACGACGCGACCGAGACGGTGACGAGCGACGACGCATTCGCTGCCCTCGAAGCGCCCACCCCCGGCACCGCACCGTCGCCGGGCAGGCTCGGGATCAACTACTACAAGCTGCTGACCGCCTCGGGGATCTCGAATCTCGGCGACGGCATCGGGCTCATCGCCTATCCCTGGCTGGCATCGGCGATCACCCGGAACCCGATCCTGATCGCGCTGGTGGCGGTCGTGCAGCGTCTCCCGTGGCTGGTCTTCAGCCTCCCCGCCGGGGTCATCACCGACCGCAACGATCGGCGCAAGCTGATGGTCTGGTCCAACGCTGCCCGCGCCGTGCTCACCACGGCGGTCGCCCTCATGGTGCTCCTGCGACAGGGCGACCTCCCCGGGCCCGATTCGGTTGCCGACAGCCAGCTGATCGTGTCCACCGATCTCGTGCTGTACCTCGTGTTGTTGCTCGCGACGCTCTCGCTCGGTGTCGCCGAGGTGCTCTACGACAACTCGGGTCAGACGTTCATGCCGTCGGTCGTCGCCTCCGACAAACTCGAGAAGGCGAACGGTCGAATGTGGAGCGTCGAGATGATCGCCAACACCTTCGCCGGACCACCGCTCGGCGCCCTCTTGATTGCTGTCGCCTTCTCGCTCTCGTTCTTCGTCGATGCGGCGACCTTCGCCCTGTCGGCGGCGATCATCGCCTCGATCTCGGTGAGCGTGAAACCCCGACCGCCCAAGGAACAGGCCACGAGCTGGACGAGCGAGCTGGCCGAGGGCGTCCGCTGGCTCTGGAGCCACGAGCTGCTCCGCCCGATGGCGATCATCCTGGGCCTGATGAATGGGCTCGGCACGCTGACCGGCGCCCTGCTGGTGCTCTTCGCACAGGAGGTCCTCGACACATCGGCGACCGAGTTTGCGCTGCTGAACACCGGCGGCGCCATCGGCGGCGTGATCGGCGGCTGGGTGGCGGGAAGCGTCGCCAAGCGCATCGGTACCGGACCCTCGCTGTGGCTCACCCTGCTCGGGGGTGCCGTGACCAACGTGGTGATCGGACTCACCAGCTGGTGGGGCATCACCTGGTTCATGTTCGCCGTGTTCATGATGCTCGCCGTGCTGTGGAACGTGATCACGGTGAGCCTCCGCCAAACGATCATCCCCGACGAACTCCTGGGCCGGGTCAACAGCGTTTACCGGTTCTTCGCATGGGGCATGATGCCGATCGGCGCCCTCCTGGGCGGACTGATCGTCTCGATCACCGACCGGTACGGCTCCCGAGAGCTGGCGCTGCGCCTTCCGTGGTTCATCGCCGCCGGAGGCAGCGTGCTGTTGTTCGTGTTCGGCGCCCCTCGACTGTCAACGGCCAAGATCGAGGCCGCCCGGTCGGCAGCCACCGCCGACACCTAG
- a CDS encoding helix-turn-helix domain-containing protein — MSINGGRDEPDDAATDATGGPDYDLAPLVHAERPEQLKALASPIRKTILDLVLDRAATVSELAEALGRPKSSVAHHVDVLTGVGLLAVVRTRRVRAIDERFYGRTGRTIMIGSDLSPEEATGTSMLREAAAELGDATTDFSTLRHVRISAEHAEAFFARVVELAEDFTRLPRSGSTVYGFIGAVYPTEQPVLPNNDRVEQP, encoded by the coding sequence ATGTCGATCAATGGAGGGCGGGACGAACCCGACGACGCAGCCACCGATGCCACCGGCGGCCCCGACTACGACCTGGCGCCACTGGTGCACGCCGAGCGGCCCGAGCAACTGAAGGCGCTGGCCAGCCCGATCCGCAAGACGATCCTCGACCTCGTGCTCGACCGGGCGGCAACGGTGAGCGAGCTGGCCGAGGCGTTGGGACGTCCGAAGAGCAGCGTGGCCCACCACGTCGACGTCCTCACCGGGGTCGGACTGTTGGCCGTCGTGCGGACCCGTCGGGTGCGGGCCATCGACGAACGGTTCTACGGCCGGACCGGACGCACGATCATGATCGGCTCCGACCTCTCACCCGAGGAGGCAACCGGCACGAGCATGTTGCGAGAGGCGGCAGCCGAACTCGGCGATGCCACAACGGACTTCTCGACCCTGCGCCACGTCCGCATCTCGGCCGAACACGCCGAAGCGTTCTTCGCCCGTGTGGTCGAGCTGGCCGAGGACTTCACCCGACTCCCTCGTTCCGGGTCGACCGTCTACGGCTTCATCGGCGCCGTCTATCCCACCGAACAACCCGTCCTTCCCAACAACGACCGAGTCGAGCAGCCATGA